DNA sequence from the Sphingomonas bisphenolicum genome:
CAAGTCCACCCTGTTCAACGCGCTGACCGAAACGCAGGCAGCGCAGGCGGCCAACTATCCTTTCTGCACGATCGAACCCAATGAAGGCCGCGTCGCCGTGCCCGACGACCGGCTGGACACGATCGCAAAGATCGGCGGCAGCGCGAAGATCATCGAAACCCAGCTCAGCTTCGTCGACATTGCCGGGCTGGTGCGTGGCGCGTCGAAGGGCGAAGGGCTTGGCAACCAGTTCCTGGCCAACATCCGCGAAACCGACGCGATCGTCCACGTCCTGCGCTGTTTCGAGGATGACGACATCACCCATGTCGAGGGCAAGGTCGATCCGATCGCCGACGCCGAGACGGTCGAGATGGAATTGATGCTCGCCGATCTGGAAAGTCTGGAAAAGCGCGTCCCCAACCTCGCCAAGAAGGCCGCGCAGGGCGACAAGGAAGCCAAGGCCGCCGCCGCCGTGCTGGGCCAGGCGCTCGACCTGCTGCGCGAGGGCAAGCCCGCCCGCCTCACCATGCCGCGCGATGTCGAGGAAGAGCGGCTGTTCAATCAGGCGCAGTTGCTGACCGCCAAGCCGGTTCTCTATGTCTGTAATGTCGAGGAAGACGCCGCATCGGACGGCAACGCCTTTTCCGCGCGCGTGTTCGAAAAGGCGAAGGCCGAAAACGCCAGTGCGGTGATCGTGTCCGCCGCGATAGAGGCGGAACTG
Encoded proteins:
- the ychF gene encoding redox-regulated ATPase YchF — translated: MGFRCGIVGLPNVGKSTLFNALTETQAAQAANYPFCTIEPNEGRVAVPDDRLDTIAKIGGSAKIIETQLSFVDIAGLVRGASKGEGLGNQFLANIRETDAIVHVLRCFEDDDITHVEGKVDPIADAETVEMELMLADLESLEKRVPNLAKKAAQGDKEAKAAAAVLGQALDLLREGKPARLTMPRDVEEERLFNQAQLLTAKPVLYVCNVEEDAASDGNAFSARVFEKAKAENASAVIVSAAIEAELVTMPVEERAEYLEALGLTEAGLARIIRAGYELLGLITFFTVGPKEARAWTVAKGSKAPQAAGAIHTDFEKGFIRAETMAYADYVQYNGEAGAKEAGKWRSEGKEYVTQDGDIMLFRFNV